CATCCAGAGCACACCCGCTTCGCGGGGCGGCCGTTCTCCCCCGTCTCAGGGAAGAACGCTTCCGGATCGGTCACTCGGCACAGCGCGAAGTCTCGCCACTGCGGAGCGTCCAAGGCAATCCTGGGCCGTGTGTCGGTATCGGTCATCTCGCTCATCTCCCTTTTCCCGCAGATGGTGTCTCGGTGGGGCGGACGGTATCCCGGACCTGGACAGCGCGACTCGACTTCGCATCACGGCCGTCACGCCGTGATCGATGTCCTCCGTCACGGCCATTCGTGTCCCCTCCGAAGCGGCCTTATCCCGTCATGAGGAGGAAGATCCGAGAT
This genomic window from Rhodococcus oxybenzonivorans contains:
- a CDS encoding WhiB family transcriptional regulator, which gives rise to MSEMTDTDTRPRIALDAPQWRDFALCRVTDPEAFFPETGENGRPAKRVCSGCEVRDACLAEALAHDERFGIWGGLTAAERRKHYPKRHR